A genomic segment from Fusarium fujikuroi IMI 58289 draft genome, chromosome FFUJ_chr04 encodes:
- a CDS encoding uncharacterized protein (reviewed:yes 1) — protein sequence MHSSWFSYPVTKPYPFRWFTPVAIAGGLILMVLFTIINLASSAFYLKPIFTDDPNGTTTQSIRWFMKAPLNWDNNMKVKCQPKILSVGDRVFSTNLGFQYSVKALTSSNDDSDFRKTYPSIAYLNNTLEDCYLTKVDINLRKSDARASKSWWLSWITTFTDATASCNVMTSEGLVNITLGVEYTGQSDHIYDYVIEDDYKTHASTWWGTRLLNIYFTGILTTMSQTQDLGDDSYWMTGGITFTTNPSIEDIRDPKLFNLAGWFLSSDGFIQNESLNDTSFIKTDPKNQFVPVVWESLHYTRILHSLIAVDLGNKNAPNLLLDEKNLQYAILPPDDPNRKNGSFLNGSSLTGQASRYAQIPKPGAPIPATEKNLVLLNETYDRFASEMGPLGCNNATIVSQYLCSVPQSKSPGVMLLAILLADLVFLQAAWVIYNWIAGTMLSASQMQTCQGCVGGPVQIAEKNVFLNHRKATATSGSYVSVSVDEGAGSSLLVREAK from the exons ATGCATTCCTCGTGGTTTTCATATCCCGTTACAAAACCGTACCCGTTTCGGTGGTTTACTCCTGTGGCTATCGCCGGCGGTTTGATATTGATGGTTTTGTTTACGATCATCAATCTCGCGTCGAGTGCATTTTATCTCAAGCCAATTTTCACCGATGATCCTAATGGTACAACTACTCAATCAATCCG GTGGTTCATGAAAGCTCCTCTAAACTGGGACAATAACATGAAAGTCAAGTGCCAGCCCAAAATTTTGTCTGTCGGTGATCGTGTTTTCTCCACCAATCTTGGTTTTCAATATTCCGTCAAGGCTCTCACCTCATCAAACGACGACTCAGACTTTCGAAAGACATATCCTTCCATCGCATATTTGAATAATACTCTCGAAGATTGCTACCTAACAAAAGTCGACATTAATCTCCGAAAATCAGATGCCAGGGCGTCGAAAAGCTGGTGGCTATCTTGGATCACGACATTCACCGACGCTACAGCCTCTTGCAATGTTATGACGAGTGAAGGGCTGGTGAACATTactcttggtgttgaataCACTGGTCAGAGTGATCACATATATGATTATGTTATTGAAGATGACTACAAGACTCATGCGAGTACCTGGTGGGGAACAAGGTTACTGAATATCTATTTCACGGGTATCCTGACAACCATGTCGCAGACCCAAGATCTAGGGGATGATTCATATTGGATGACGGGAGGCATCACATTCACAACGAACCCGAGCATAGAGGA CATTCGCGACCCGAAGCTGTTTAACCTCGCTGGCTGGTTTCTTTCCTCTGATGGGTTCATCCAAAATGAAT CTCTCAACGATACCTCTTTCATAAAGACCGACCCAAAG AATCAGTTTGTCCCAGTTGTTTGGGAAAGTCTTCACTACACACGGATTCTTCACTCCCTCATCGCCGTTGACCTCGGAAACAAAAACGCCCCCAACCTGCTTCTGGATGAAAAGAATTTGCAATACGCCATTCTTCCGCCCGATGATCCAAATCGCAAGAACGGCTCTTTTCTTAACGGCTCATCGTTAACGGGCCAAGCTTCGCGCTATGCCCAAATCCCAAAGCCAGGAGCACCAATTCCAGCCACGGAAAAGAACCTTGTTCTTCTAAACGAAACATATGACCGGTTCGCCAGTGAGATGGGGCCGCTAGGCTGCAACAATGCTACCATAGTTTCGCAGTACCTCTGTTCTGTGCCGCAGAGTAAGAGTCCAGGTGTCATGCTCTTGGCCATCCTTCTTGCAGATCTTGTGTTTCTGCAAGCAGCATGGGTCATTTATAATTGGATTGCTGGAACAATGTTGTCTGCGTCGCAGATGCAGACATGTCAGGGCTGTGTTGGAGGTCCTGTTCAAATTGCTGAGAAGAATGTGTTTCTGAACCATAGGAAGGCCACGGCGACTTCGGGCAGCTACGTGAGTGTTAGTGTTGATGAGGGGGCTGGCAGTAGCTTGTTAGTGAGGGAGGCTAAGTGA